From Eriocheir sinensis breed Jianghai 21 chromosome 16, ASM2467909v1, whole genome shotgun sequence, a single genomic window includes:
- the LOC126999303 gene encoding transcription factor HIVEP3-like isoform X2, with protein sequence MRPMGVITCAAPMNTSGNDTYLHKKFKRAPIEASEALDHQHLHPSLQNEAPVGLVKAASPCVEAALTPTNGLLAAPLASTPAAALSPAAPEGEEARRRNGRGGKYKCEYCGMGCAKPSVLDKHKRTHTNERPYSCNQCSTAFKTKSNYLKHTRSRSHAQRCDGPDGSDGAAESGDNGDGEEAGHCPTPPHCLPADLSLARNHIPPSSTPTSRGPQESLKDQGASIYKPKFRVRQSFSPGLGETSPPRTEQQAIPPGDPHDGHTSITSTYHAAASALGHPGAQPGQPGLPRHCRPPQEVRVAPRKEDVSLPGPCSSAAPLKSVSLWGMKSPSPELVGQHINKLIVENEAIIETHNPLWPRHKRQPYKRQPSLGSSSSESDGSSGSKSRRGSLADPSTKSSKGGVSAPALQGQLRERSLSLTSEAVLAEPRCSYSPCLPPATPHLPLAQPVVSASKPSISLPGLTTSYSQSPPPPTLLESGLYDTSRKRCVSEGPNIPRDLTKGRPARPPEDQADLLRQQHPRNPEGSVIKNLLLGSQGPLDQRGRFLAHGEAGPILCPRCRIPCRSLEDLDMHIRHFCSQRPALGVERSTPDLVKNGEGGRWAGEQDVALDLQKKPEPMDAERSSSRGSIRMEDHPQESHLQQHSPKVYRSRSAPEGASPPVKKRKTSASDERPLPFPPKGLEGTKLNNHQLFGGEVQICDGHERKTLRIDPGQPASPALDICIPPQQLGAPGLAKAETSVPTSVVVTIAKSSLHSGGTMVQVESQLSTTTKTTPSLTSAAPCLEQPPTPIAKVPPATSLYAAEAGQFPSFPGFMEFAPHLQLPNLAIPGIPTPDLASLSFTSYCPRVPNPALLHTQGAGPHSMLNNHKQALARSPVGPPRVSPTPPFLGGQAPASSGVIHSSSGGRTIGGEPGPGAGLSQARDKEKEALMAKGLIRASGQGFPTLIPFGDTKVPHVPGIPGPYSQSNLVCPMPGAGQRRPPAVFTLPSQTSTTFSTSITSVQASSPREPGLVVPRQREPPRSPGREHSLVAGGTIRLPQRLSPKDLLIPRPRPSIASPRVPDLKPITPEAKPYLPPSENKPPEKAAVSPESRESASPAKSDSADQEEFLPPRKRPNFLDIKPQPFTPKSSLALIGTTLVSPDTPRPKKSCVQMFLNGSAYTYLGHKVSTKSYFCCIYRPQPMFVLQSTDSKLSMYSNWQSKPAKEHPFKLEPYSAMSLYQSCKRDRTYTVARPKELHLIQTHSSYWAFKQQKEKHKEEDEVGPGDKEALEVKSEDLGGGGVAKALEVSMGDGTSVVIKREAEDTGGECPGRSSDDSEGAEGGGGSGTKRIKIFEGGFKSTEDYTYVRGRGRGRYVCGTCGIRCKKPSMLRKHCRTHTDLRPYACTHCSFSFKTKGNLTKHLRSKAHYKRCVEMGVVPVPTVVDESHVNEAALALQGKLERERKPDGLDGEDDDEDDDDDEEEDGDDDDEDEDDEIGMDSNQFQDAAKERLRLGVSAPGTPLVSTLGTGTARPGESVGATPPRSGVLVMQHGPLPCPPSTSLPHSSSLVTSSLSLPSTASSNSSTNTTAAIITTTTSTTSSSSASSISSPSSSSSSSSSCSPPSRGDSTRDCPMDLSVRRGGGGGGDKGALRRPSFLPVLSRPSVLELSSMAASPSTPSTPIREHPSEILSPVTETSSLLKSIYQTTERAAQASCVVLDPSGENGSSRSMLHAYLKERAMLDTTIKRQQYSSSSDGSPDSPHLPPGEAQGQQQQQQGTPEVKEAKEREGGTPPAPLSTSTTSTTTSTVTSTITSTITSTITSTITSTGTTIITTASQPPPSSSSSSSSTSCSTSRMPTPPANLTVMNSGGLDTKTAFLVPSGVVPSSLNRLSSDDGKCKCTFCHKEFNKQSQLSLHMNIHYMERPFRCESCAVSFRTNGHLQKHKRSVSHFNKVNMNNTFGTPSTDNPRPFKCHDCKIAFRIHGHLAKHLRSKMHIMKLECLGKLPFGTYAEIERSGANLNEIDTTDCDNSLESLQAMASRLYEKEPTKLAAWRTQQGRQHQRVRTISNSSTNSDDYPLQDDQDDPVASCGHDDDTEGDDDEEVASGQRDGTGRSSLPGVVGGPADGHPQPLPSSEMGGLSTTPGLLVCHLCHEKFLDLERLSGHLYVVHKVTYR encoded by the exons ATGCGTCCCATGGGTGTGATCACGTGTGCAGCCCCCATGAACACCTCCGGCAATGACACTTACCTTCACAAGAAGTTCAAGCGTGCCCCCATCGAGGCGTCTGAAGCCCTcgaccaccagcacctccaccccaGCCTTCAGAATGAGGCCCCGGTGGGCCTCGTCAAGGCCGCCTCCCCTTGCGTAGAGGCGGCCCTCACCCCCACCAATGGCTTGCTGGCTGCCCCGCtggcctccacccctgcagcggcCCTCAGCCCAGCAGCCCCCGAGGGGGAGGAGGCCCGGCGGAGGAATGGCCGGGGCGGCAAGTACAAGTGTGAGTACTGCGGCATGGGCTGCGCTAAGCCCTCAGTGCTGGACAAGCACAAGCGCACCCACACCAACGAGCGGCCGTACAGCTGCAACCAGTGCAGCACCGCCTTCAAGACCAAGAGCAACTACCTGAAGCACACACGCTCGCGCTCCCACGCCCAGCGTTGCGACGGCCCCGACGGCAGCGATGGTGCCGCTGAGTCCGGCGACAacggggatggggaggaggccgGCCActgccccacccccccacactgCCTGCCTGCTGACCTCTCCCTGGCCAGGAACCATATCCCGCCAAGCTCCACCCCGACCTCCCGGGGCCCCCAGGAGTCCCTCAAGGACCAGGGGGCCTCCATATACAAGCCCAAGTTTAGGGTGCGGCAGTCCTTCTCCCCTGGGCTTGGTGAGACATCCCCACCTAGGACGGAGCAGCAGGCCATCCCCCCAGGGGACCCCCATGATGGACACACCTCCATCACCTCAACATATCATGCTGCTGCCTCTGCCCTGGGCCACCCTGGTGCTCAGCCTGGCCAGCCTGGCCTTCCCCGCCACTGCCGGCCCCCTCAGGAGGTGCGTGTCGCTCCCAGGAAGGAAGACGTGTCCCTTCCCGGCCCCTGCAGCTCCGCTGCCCCTCTTAAGAGTGTCTCCTTGTGGGGCATGAAGTCCCCTAGCCCAGAGCTGGTGGGGCAGCACATCAACAAGCTCATCGTGGAGAATGAAGCCATCATAGAGACCCACAACCCTTTGTGGCCCCGACACAAGAGGCAGCCCTACAAGAGGCAGCCCAGCCTGGGCTCCTCCTCCAGCGAGAGCGACGGCTCCAGCGGCAGCAAAAGCCGGCGGGGCAGCCTGGCCGACCCCAGCACCAAGAGTTCAAAGGGCGGAGTGTCCGCCCCCGCCCTGCAGGGCCAGCTCAGGGAGAGgagtctttccctcacctccgaGGCCGTCTTGGCCGAGCCCCGGTGTTCGTACAGCCCCTGTCTTCCACCCGCCACCCCCCACCTGCCTCTTGCTCAGCCCGTGGTCAGTGCTTCCAAACCTTCCATATCATTGCCAGGACTCACTACCTCTTACTCtcagtcgccgccgccgccgaccctCCTTGAGTCTGGCCTCTACGACACCTCCAGGAAGAGGTGTGTGTCCGAGGGGCCCAACATCCCCAGGGACCTCACCAAGGGACGGCCCGCCCGGCCCCCGGAGGACCAAGCAGACCTGCTGAGGCAGCAGCACCCCCGCAACCCTGAGGGCTCTGTTATCAAGAACCTGCTGCTGGGATCCCAGGGGCCCCTGGATCAGCGTGGCCGGTTTCTGGCCCATGGTGAGGCGGGGCCCATCCTCTGCCCCAGGTGTAGGATTCCCTGCAGGAGCCTTGAGGACTTGGATATGCACATACGCCACTTCTGTAGCCAGCGTCCCGCCCTAGGGGTGGAGCGCAGCACCCCAGACCTGGTCAAGAATGGGGAGGGTGGGCGGTGGGCGGGGGAGCAGGATGTGGCCCTGGACCTCCAAAAAAAGCCGGAGCCCATGGATGCCGAGCGGTCCTCCTCTCGGGGCTCCATCAGGATGGAGGATCACCCTCAGGAGTCCCACCTCCAGCAGCACTCCCCCAAGGTGTATCGCAGCAGGTCAGCCCCCGAGGGTGCATCTCCGCCtgtcaagaagaggaagacctcAGCCTCCGACGAgcggccccttcccttcccccccaaagGCCTGGAGGGCACCAAGCTCAACAACCACCAGCTGTTTGGCGGCGAGGTGCAGATCTGTGACGGCCATGAGCGCAAAACTCTGAGGATAGACCCCGGCCAGCCGGCCAGCCCCGCCCTGGACATCTGCATCCCCCCCCAGCAGCTGGGTGCCCCTGGCCTGGCCAAGGCAGAGACCTCGGTGCCCACGTCCGTGGTGGTGACCATTGCCAAGTCCAGCCTCCACTCTGGGGGCACCATGGTGCAGGTGGAGAGTCAACTGAGCACCACCACTAAGACCACCCCCAGCCTCACCTCAGCTGCCCCCTGCCTAGAACAGCCCCCCACCCCCATAGCCAAGGTGCCCCCTGCCACCTCCCTCTATGCCGCCGAGGCCGGCCAGTTCCCGTCCTTCCCTGGCTTCATGGAGTTTGCTCCCCACCTGCAACTCCCTAACCTGGCCATCCCCGGCATCCCCACCCCTGACCTGGCcagcctctccttcacctcctactgCCCCCGTGTGCCCAATCCTGCCCTGCTGCACACCCAGGGTGCCGGGCCCCACTCCATGCTCAACAACCACAAGCAGGCCCTGGCCAGGTCCCCGGTGGGCCCCCCCAGAGTCtcacccacccctcccttcctgggGGGCCAAGCCCCAGCATCCTCTGGGGTCATCCACAGCAGCAGCGGTGGCCGCACCATTGGTGGTGAGCCGGGGCCGGGGGCAGGGCTCTCCCAGGCCcgggacaaggagaaggaggccCTCATGGCCAAGGGGCTGATCAGGGCCTCAGGCCAAGGCTTCCCCACACTCATACCCTTTGGGGATACCAAGGTGCCACATGTGCCGGGCATCCCTGGGCCATACTCGCAGTCCAACCTGGTGTGCCCCATGCCCGGTGCTGGCCAGAGGCGCCCGCCGGCTGTCTTCACCCTCCCCTCGCAGACCTCCACCACCTTcagcacctccatcacctccgtcCAAGCCAGCTCCCCGAGGGAGCCTGGCCTGGTCGTGCCCAGGCAGCGCGAGCCCCCTAGGAGCCCGGGGCGGGAACACAGCCTTGTCGCTGGGGGCACCATCAGGCTGCCCCAGCGCCTCTCCCCCAAGGACCTCCTCATCCCCCGGCCCCGGCCCTCCATTGCCTCCCCCAGAGTGCCGGACCTAAAGCCCATCACCCCAGAGGCCAAGCCTTACCTGCCCCCATCAGAGAACAAGCCCCCTGAGAAGGCTGCTGTCTCCCCTGAGTCACGGGAGTCAGCCAGCCCTGCCAAGAGTGACTCAGCGGACCAGGAGGAGTTTTTGCCCCCCAGGAAACGTCCAAACTTCCTGGACATCAAGCCGCAGCCCTTCACCCCCAAGTCCTCGCTGGCCCTGATCGGCACCACGCTGGTCAGCCCCGACACTCCGCGGCCCAAGAAGAGCTGCGTCCAGATGTTCCTCAACGGCTCGGCCTACACCTACCTGGGCCACAAGGTGTCCACCAAGTCCTACTTCTGCTGCATCTACCGGCCGCAGCCCATGTTTGTACTGCAGTCCACCGACTCCAAGCTGTCCATGTACTCCAACTGGCAGAGCAAGCCCGCCAAGGAGCACCCCTTCAAGCTGGAGCCCTATTCCGCCATGAGCCTGTACCAGTCCTGCAAGCGTGACCGCACCTACACCGTGGCCCGGCCCAAGGAGCTCCACCTCATCCAAACCCACTCCTCCTACTGGGCCTTCAAGCAGCAGAAGGAGaagcacaaggaggaggacgaggtgggtCCAGGGGACAAAGAGGCCCTTGAGGTGAAGAGTGAGGACCTGGGCGGCGGCGGTGTGGCCAAGGCCCTTGAAGTCAGCATGGGGGACGGCACCAGCGTGGTCATAAAACGCGAGGCTGAGGACACTGGCGGGGAATGTCCCGGCCGCAGCAGTGACGACAGCGAGGGGGCcgagggtggtggtggcagtggcacCAAGCGTATCAAGATCTTTGAGGGCGGCTTCAAGAGCACGGAGGATTACACCTATGTGCGTGGCCGGGGCCGCGGCCGCTACGTGTGTGGCACCTGCGGCATCCGCTGTAAGAAGCCGTCCATGCTGAGGAAACACTGCCGCACCCACACCGACCTCAGACCCTACGCCTGCACCCACTGCTCCTTCAG CTTCAAGACCAAAGGCAACCTGACCAAGCACCTGCGCTCCAAGGCACACTACAAGCGCTGTGTGGAGATGGGCGTGGTGCCGGTGCCGACGGTGGTGGACGAGAGCCACGTCAACGAGGCGGCCCTGGCACTGCAG GGTAAGCTGGAGCGGGAGAGGAAGCCAGACGGACTGGAcggggaggatgatgatgaagatgacgatgatgatgaggaggaggatggtgatgacgatgacgaggatgaggatgatgagataGGGATGGACAGCAACCAGTTCCAGGATGCTGCCAAGGAGCGCCTCAGGCTGGGAGTGTCAGCACCTGGCACCCCCTTAGTCAGCACCCTCGGCACAGGCACCGCTCGGCCTGGCGAGAGTGTCGGTGCCACGCCGCCCAGGTCTGGGGTGTTGGTGATGCAGCATGGGcctctcccctgccctccctccacctccttaccccattcctcttctcttgtcACCTCATCTTTGTCCCTACCATCCACTGCATCCTCCAACTCCTCCACCAACACTACagctgccatcatcaccaccaccaccagcaccacttcctcctcttctgcatcatccatctcctctccttcttcctcctcctcctcctcctcttcctgcagccCTCCTTCCCGTGGTGACTCCACCAGAGACTGCCCCATGGACCTCAGTGTGCGGcggggtggcggtggcgggggggacAAAGGTGCCCTGCGGCGACCCAGCTTCCTGCCTGTTCTGAGTCGGCCGTCAGTGCTGGAGCTGTCCAGCATGGCCGCCTCCCCCTCCACTCCATCCACCCCAATCCGTGAGCACCCCTCAGAGATCCTGTCTCCTGTCACAGAGACCTCCAGCCTCCTCAAGTCCATCTACCAGACCACAGAGCGTGCCGCCCAGGCCTCCTGCGTGGTGTTGGACCCCAGCGGCGAGAATGGCAGCAGCCGCTCCATGCTGCACGCCTACCTCAAGGAGCGCGCCATGCTGGACACAACCATCAAGCGCCAGCAGTACAGCTCCTCCTCCGACGGCTCCCCCgactcccctcacctgcccccagGGGAGGCCcaggggcagcagcagcaacagcaggggACCCCAGAGGTCAAGGAGgccaaggagagggagggaggcactcCCCCAGCACCCCTCtcgaccagcaccaccagcaccaccacctccactgtcacctccaccatcacctccaccatcacctccaccatcacctccaccatcacctccacaggcaccaccatcatcaccactgctagccagcctcccccctcctcgtcctcctcctcatcctccaccagCTGCTCCACCTCCAGGATGCCAACACCGCCCGCCAACCTCACCGTCATGAACAGCGGCGGCCTGGACACCAAGACGGCCTTCCTGGTGCCCAGCGGCGTGGTGCCCTCCTCCCTCAACAG ACTCAGCAGTGATGATGGGAAGTGTAAGTGCACCTTCTGTCACAAGGAGTTCAACAAGCAGTCCCAGCTGAGCCTCCACATGAACATCCACTACATGGAGCGCCCCTTCCGCTGCGAGTCCTGCGCTGTCTCCTTCAGGACCAACGGACACCTACAGAAGCACAAGCGGTCTGTCAGCCATTTCAACAAG GTCAACATGAACAACACCTTTGGCACGCCCAGCACAGACAACCCTCGGCCCTTCAAGTGCCACGACTGCAAGATTGCCTTCCGCATCCACGGCCACCTGGCCAAGCACCTGCGCTCCAAAATGCACATCATGAAGCTGGAGTGCCTGGGCAAGCTTCCCTTCGGCACCTACGCTGAGATTGAGCGCTCCGGTGCCAACCTCAACGAGATAGACACCACAGACTGTGATAACTCCCTGGAGAGTCTGCAG GCCATGGCGTCGAGGCTGTACGAGAAGGAGCCCACCAAATTAGCCGCCTGGAGGACTCAGCAGGGCCGGCAGCACCAACGCGTCCGCACCATCAGCAACTCCTCCACCAACTCAGACGACTACCCTCTGCAGGATGACCAGGACGACCCCGTGGCAAGCTGTGGCCACGACGATGACACAG AgggtgatgatgacgaggaggtggCAAGCGGACAGAGGGACGGGACGGGCCGCAGCAGCCTccctggggtggtgggggggccAGCGGATGGCCACCCACAGCCCCTGCCCTCCAGTGAGATGGGCGGACTG AGTACCACGCCTGGGCTGCTGGTGTGTCATCTGTGCCATGAGAAGTTTCTGGACCTGGAGCGCCTCAGCGGCCACCTCTATGTTGTACACAAGGTCACATACCG CTAG